Proteins encoded in a region of the Cytobacillus pseudoceanisediminis genome:
- a CDS encoding M14 family metallopeptidase, whose amino-acid sequence MKVKVRSGDSIWYYSQLFMVPINLIADSNPGVNPALLQIGQEINIPGFTLQNYTVRPGDTFWKLSTSRNLSVDALLLVNQSLNPNSLAPGTAIKLPRRVITPIVSGRRSYAYKALTADITMLSDIYPFIKVKSIGQSVLGKPIQEIRLGKGNKKVQINASFHANEWITTPILMALLNSFLLSITNVRPIRGVSTMPLYNSVDLSIVPMVNPDGVDLVLNGPPPELREEVIAINRGSTDFTGWKANIRGVDLNNQYPAKWDFEKERSEQNAPAPRDYLGEAPLTEPEAIAMAELAKDNQFDRMLAFHTQGAEFYWGFEGLEPPESQVLALEFERVSGYKAVQYIDSFAGYKDWFIQEFRRPGFTIELGRGINPLPLSQFDDIYEEVLGIFLASLYM is encoded by the coding sequence ATGAAAGTCAAAGTCCGGTCCGGAGACTCCATCTGGTATTACAGTCAGCTCTTTATGGTGCCAATCAATCTCATTGCTGATTCCAATCCCGGCGTAAATCCTGCATTGCTGCAGATAGGCCAGGAAATTAATATTCCCGGCTTTACACTGCAAAATTATACGGTAAGACCAGGAGACACCTTTTGGAAGCTGAGTACTTCCAGAAACCTCTCTGTAGATGCTCTTCTCCTGGTTAATCAATCCCTTAATCCAAACAGTCTGGCCCCCGGTACAGCCATAAAGCTGCCAAGGCGGGTAATAACTCCAATTGTATCAGGCAGGAGAAGTTATGCTTACAAAGCTTTAACAGCCGATATTACCATGCTGTCGGATATTTATCCGTTCATAAAGGTAAAATCAATTGGCCAAAGTGTCCTTGGAAAGCCAATTCAGGAGATACGTCTGGGAAAAGGGAATAAGAAAGTGCAAATTAATGCATCCTTTCATGCAAATGAATGGATTACAACCCCTATATTAATGGCTTTGCTGAACAGCTTTCTCTTATCCATAACAAATGTCCGGCCGATAAGAGGCGTGTCAACAATGCCTTTATATAATTCCGTTGACCTTTCCATAGTGCCGATGGTGAATCCTGATGGAGTAGATCTTGTCTTAAATGGGCCACCTCCAGAACTCAGGGAAGAAGTGATTGCCATAAATAGGGGAAGCACTGATTTCACAGGCTGGAAGGCCAATATTAGGGGTGTAGATTTAAATAATCAGTATCCTGCCAAATGGGATTTTGAAAAAGAGAGAAGTGAACAAAATGCTCCGGCACCAAGAGATTATCTTGGGGAAGCCCCGTTAACAGAACCAGAAGCCATAGCAATGGCGGAACTGGCAAAAGATAATCAATTCGATCGAATGCTTGCCTTCCATACACAAGGAGCAGAATTTTATTGGGGATTCGAGGGATTGGAGCCGCCGGAATCACAGGTACTCGCGCTAGAGTTCGAGCGTGTCAGCGGGTATAAAGCAGTTCAATACATTGATAGTTTTGCGGGTTATAAGGATTGGTTCATACAGGAGTTCCGGAGACCGGGATTCACAATTGAACTTGGAAGAGGCATCAATCCCCTGCCCCTGTCACAATTTGATGATATTTATGAAGAAGTGCTGGGCATTTTTCTTGCATCGCTTTATATGTGA
- a CDS encoding MTH1187 family thiamine-binding protein yields the protein MAIADVTVIPIGTETPSVSSYVADIQRVLKKYEESGKIRFQLTPMNTIIEGELTDLFEVIQAMHEVPFEKGLMRVATNIRIDDRRDVKRKMEEKVRRVESQLNG from the coding sequence ATGGCTATTGCAGACGTTACTGTTATTCCAATTGGAACGGAAACACCAAGTGTCAGCAGTTATGTGGCAGACATTCAGCGTGTATTAAAAAAGTATGAAGAAAGCGGTAAAATCCGATTTCAGCTGACACCCATGAATACCATTATTGAAGGGGAACTTACTGATTTGTTTGAGGTCATCCAGGCAATGCATGAAGTCCCTTTTGAAAAAGGCCTAATGAGGGTGGCAACTAATATCCGCATTGATGACAGACGTGATGTCAAAAGGAAAATGGAAGAGAAGGTCCGAAGGGTTGAAAGTCAGTTAAATGGCTAA
- a CDS encoding DUF2759 domain-containing protein, whose amino-acid sequence MGLPIIFALVAVLAAFGAFSALKNKNFLGLVFAVGTLAVFGWFSVMTIINSGYPAVH is encoded by the coding sequence ATGGGACTACCAATCATTTTTGCATTAGTCGCAGTTCTTGCAGCTTTTGGTGCGTTTAGCGCACTGAAAAACAAGAACTTCCTTGGCTTGGTTTTTGCTGTAGGAACACTTGCTGTTTTCGGATGGTTCTCTGTAATGACCATAATTAACAGTGGATATCCTGCTGTTCACTAA
- a CDS encoding MBL fold metallo-hydrolase, with amino-acid sequence MEWNQIPLGPLQTNCYVLSNETKDCLIFDPGEESGKLSGIIEQKGLKPLAVILTHAHFDHIGAVDEIRDAFSIPVYIHEKEAAWLSDPALNGSHLFKIGKLIKARPADHIITGEQELSIGEFNLKILETPGHSPGSISLYFEDADLVVAGDALFSGSIGRTDLPGGNHQQLLESIHNKLLTLPEETEVLPGHGPVTTIGQEMDSNPFLNGF; translated from the coding sequence ATGGAATGGAATCAGATCCCTCTTGGCCCATTGCAAACAAACTGTTATGTTCTTTCGAATGAAACCAAAGATTGTTTAATCTTCGATCCGGGTGAAGAGAGCGGAAAACTAAGCGGTATTATTGAACAGAAAGGACTAAAACCTCTAGCTGTAATTCTTACTCATGCTCACTTTGATCATATTGGCGCTGTAGACGAAATAAGAGATGCATTTTCTATTCCTGTATACATACATGAAAAAGAAGCAGCATGGCTTTCAGATCCAGCCTTAAACGGATCTCACCTTTTTAAAATAGGCAAGCTGATAAAAGCAAGGCCCGCCGACCATATTATAACAGGGGAACAAGAGTTGAGCATAGGTGAATTTAACTTGAAAATTCTAGAGACACCAGGCCATTCTCCGGGCAGTATTTCACTATATTTTGAAGATGCAGATCTCGTGGTTGCCGGGGATGCTTTATTCAGCGGGAGCATTGGACGCACAGACCTTCCTGGCGGCAATCATCAGCAGCTTCTTGAAAGTATACATAATAAGCTTTTAACATTGCCTGAAGAAACAGAAGTACTCCCTGGACATGGACCGGTAACGACAATTGGGCAGGAAATGGATTCAAACCCCTTCCTGAATGGGTTCTGA